In Humulus lupulus chromosome 6, drHumLupu1.1, whole genome shotgun sequence, a single genomic region encodes these proteins:
- the LOC133786059 gene encoding uncharacterized protein LOC133786059 yields the protein MALIMPTSTSFGMNLERYICLYTWLSLSLVVSNATATLKFECCICYLFIFWVVAYSCPIVLFTRQPSLSSLRSTALSAAEKRSRMNSLLPSGPKRLGGDSTIMVALSPVQAAAMAAERRLQDDIWCGSVSCDASECGESSSDKPEDLSHVKQTAGISKVHSTSSAYASNSISRKRSRESSNFSPAQPPNGHSQSNFIDLSGASPSGLNSDHDSEHNTQETTMWGCETCTLLNPPLAPICEVCGTPKPRDMSNKYKLWSCNLCTLENSVKLDKCCACSQWRYSHGPPVASQPPNLGT from the exons ATGGCCCTCATAATGCCAACTTCTACAAGCTTTGGGATGAACTTAGAAAGGTATATATGTCTGTATACATGGCTCTCATTATCCTTAGTAGTTAGTAATGCTACTGCAACCCTTAAATTTGAATGTTGCATTTGTTACCTTTTCATTTTTTGGGTGGTGGCTTATTCCTGTCCTATTGTTTTATTTACCCGCCAACCATCTCTTTCTTCACTTCGTTCAACTGCACTATCTGCTGCAGAAAAGAGAAGCCGTATGAATTCTCTTCTACCATCTGGACCAAAGCGTCTTGGTGGAGATAGCACAATTATGGTTGCGCTTAGTCCAGTACAAGCTGCTGCTATGGCTGCAGAAAGGAGATTACAGGATGACATTTGGTGTGGATCTGTGTCTTGTGACGCTTCTGAGTGTGGAGAAAGTAGCTCTGATAAACCAGAGGACCTTTCACATGTCAAGCAAACTGCAGGAATCTCAAAGGTTCATAGCACTTCTAGTGCTTATGCCTCAAACTCAATATCTCGAAAAAGAAGCCGCGAATCCAGTAACTTTTCCCCAGCTCAACCTCCTAATGGCCACTCACAATCCAATTTTATTGATTTATCTGGTGCTTCACCTTCTGGGCTCAACTCTGATCATGATTCAGAACACAACACACAGGAAACTACTATGTGGGGGTGTGAAACATGCACTTTGTTGAATCCA CCATTGGCTCCAATATGTGAGGTTTGTGGGACACCAAAGCCAAGGGACATGAGTAACAAATACAAACTTTGGTCATGTAACTTGTGTACTTTGGAAAATAGTGTGAAGTTGGATAAATGTTGTGCATGTAGTCAGTGGAGATACTCACATGGTCCACCTGTGGCATCCCAACCACCTAACCTGGGCACCTAA
- the LOC133783270 gene encoding DNA-dependent metalloprotease WSS1-like, whose amino-acid sequence MNVGDLHKVWEIKALKKPGEEEARKILENVAKQVQPIMRNHKWRVKLLTEFCPKNPSLLRLNVGGGIQVKLRLRRPNKDWEFFPFYQILDTMLHELCHNAHGPHNANFYKLWDELRKKREAV is encoded by the exons ATGAATGTGGGTGATCTTCACAAGGTTTGGGAAATCAAAGCCTTGAAAAAGCCAGGGGAGGAAGAAGCAAGGAAGATTCTTGAGAATGTTGCCAAACAGGTCCAACCCATTATGCGTAACCACAAATGGCGTGTCAAGCTTCTTACTGAGTTCTG CCCCAAAAATCCATCTCTTCTGCGACTGAATGTAGGAGGAGGTATTCAAGTAAAGTTGAGGCTTCGAAGGCCAAATAAAGACTGGGAATTTTTCCCCTTTTATCAAATTCTTGATACCATGCTTCATGAGCTTTGCCACAATGCTCATGGCCCTCATAATGCCAACTTCTACAAGCTTTGGGATGAACTTAGAAAG AAAAGAGAAGCCGTATGA
- the LOC133786060 gene encoding uncharacterized protein LOC133786060: protein MGIKLIVSEVEAGVEAVISHLVVREFCIPCAHAPALSPPSLCPSLCPKSAAEELGYTFLPCVLAGLSNAPQYLEMNSASLEKGCILASDVDSVILPIDACGGDGALAFARNQRTKPLIIVVEENETVLYDTPDNLGIEAVKVSNYWEAIGVVAGHKAGVNPHSLKPANGFAVSTAH, encoded by the coding sequence ATGGGGATAAAATTGATAGTTTCAGAAGTTGAGGCAGGAGTTGAGGCAGTTATTAGTCATTTAGTGGTGAGGGAATTCTGTATTCCTTGTGCCCATGCTCCTGCTTTATCACCTCCTTCCCTTTGTCCATCTCTTTGCCCAAAATCAGCTGCTGAGGAGTTGGGATACACATTCTTACCATGTGTACTTGCTGGGCTTAGTAATGCTCCACAGTACTTAGAAATGAACTCTGCGTCCTTAGAGAAGGGTTGCATTTTGGCAAGTGATGTTGATAGTGTCATCCTTCCAATAGATGCTTGTGGAGGAGATGGTGCTCTAGCTTTTGCTAGAAATCAAAGAACAAAGCCACTTATAATTGTGGTGGAGGAGAATGAAACAGTTCTTTATGATACACCGGATAATCTTGGGATTGAAGCGGTAAAAGTCTCAAACTATTGGGAAGCAATTGGCGTTGTAGCAGGTCACAAGGCTGGAGTAAATCCCCATTCTCTTAAGCCTGCTAATGGTTTTGCAGTTTCAACTGCCCATTGA